A single region of the Vicia villosa cultivar HV-30 ecotype Madison, WI linkage group LG4, Vvil1.0, whole genome shotgun sequence genome encodes:
- the LOC131594891 gene encoding chalcone synthase 4-like produces MNASQIHRAQKAEGPATILAIGTANPPNCVEQTTYPDFYFRITNSEHQTKLKQKFQRICDKTMIKRRYMYLTEDILKENPNLCAYMSPSLNTRQDMVVAEVPRLGKEAAIKAIKEWGQPKSKITHLIFCTISGVDMPGADYQLIKLLGLRPNVKRYMLYQQGCFAGGTVLRLAKDLAENNKDARVLVVCSEILTAISFCGPSDTHLDNLVGQALFGDGAAAVIVGSDPVPETEKPIFELFWTAQTIAPDSDGAICGPLREVGLTIHLRKDIPDIISNDIDKILVEAFQSLGIYDYNSIFWIAHPGGPAILDKIEQKLFLKPEKMRSTRKILSEYGNMSSACVLFSLDEMRKKSSQDGLKTTGEGLEWGVLLSFGPGLTIETIVLRSIVI; encoded by the exons ATGAATGCCTCTCAAATTCATAGAGCTCAAAAGGCCGAAGGACCTGCAACCATTTTGGCCATTGGCACTGCAAATCCACCAAACTGTGTTGAACAGACTACATATCCTGATTTCTACTTCAGAATCACAAACAGTGAGCACCAGACCAAACTCAAACAAAAATTTCAGCGTATTT GTGATAAAACAATGATTAAGAGGAGATATATGTACCTAACAGAAGACATTTTGAAAGAGAACCCTAATTTATGTGCATATATGTCACCTTCTTTGAATACTAGACAAGATATGGTAGTGGCAGAGGTACCTAGACTAGGGAAGGAAGCTGCAATCAAGGCTATAAAAGAATGGGGCCAACCTAAGTCAAAGATTACACACTTAATCTTTTGCACCATAAGTGGTGTGGACATGCCTGGTGCTGATTATCAACTTATAAAACTTTTAGGTCTTCGCCCAAATGTGAAGAGGTACATGTTGTATCAACAAGGGTGTTTTGCAGGTGGTACAGTGCTTCGTTTGGCCAAGGACTTAGCTGAGAACAACAAAGATGCGCGTGTGTTGGTTGTTTGTTCCGAAATTCTTACAGCAATTTCGTTTTGTGGCCCTAGTGACACTCACTTGGACAACCTTGTTGGACAAGCACTATTTGGAGATGGAGCCGCTGCAGTCATTGTTGGTTCTGACCCGGTGCCAGAAACTGAGAAACCTATATTTGAGTTATTTTGGACTGCACAAACAATTGCTCCTGACAGTGACGGAGCTATTTGTGGTCCTCTTCGTGAAGTTGGACTAACAATTCATCTTCGTAAGGATATTCCTGATATTATCTCAAATGATATTGATAAAATACTTGTCGAGGCATTCCAATCCTTAGGTATCTATGATTACAATTCTATCTTTTGGATCGCTCACCCGGGTGGACCTGCTATTTTAGATAAAATTGAGCAAAAGTTATTCTTAAAACCTGAGAAAATGAGGTCCACTAGAAAAATACTTAGTGAATATGGTAATATGTCAAGTGCATGTGTGTTATTTAGTTTGGATGAAATGAGAAAGAAGTCATCTCAGGATGGACTTAAGACCACAGGAGAAGGGCTTGAATGGGGTGTGTTGTTAAGCTTTGGTCCCGGGCTTACTATTGAAACAATTGTTCTTCGCAGTATAGTTATATGA